The genome window GTTCTTTTAGAGGGTCTACCTGGATGTGGCAAGGTTTGTTATTTGTGCAGACCTTTAATCAGTGTACTAATTACAATACATAAAATTATCCATTACTAACTTTTCAGTTTACTCACCTGTTTCCAGACCCTGGTTGCAAAGGCCATAGCTGGTGAGGCTGGTGTTCCGTTTTACCAAATGGCTGGATCTGAATTTGTTGAAGTCTTAGTTGGTGTTGGTTCAGCTCGTATTAGGGATCTATTCAAAAGAGCCAAGGTGATTATTTGTACTTGGATTCTGTTAATTGTGATCAATCTTCTTTAGACCTTACTCcatttttaatcttaaacatTTAAACCTGGACATATTTTTTGGAGGCACTATGCACTAACAAATTCGGTTCTCCCCATATTATCCTACTTTGTCACCCTGAAGGGGAAGTGAGAACCCAAACAAGTCATACTCTGGTATCAATTTCATAGTTTCAACTTTAAAATCGAATTTCCTCTTTAAAAGTGGTTCTGACTTCTCAGAGAGTGGTTTTATCAATTAAAGCCACATATTCACTTTCTTGAAGTCTTTATTGGGATTGTTATGCTATGAATTGCTTTATTTTTGTTGGTGCAGGTAAACAAACCATCTGTTATTTTCATTGATGAGATTGATGCATTGGCTACGAGGTATGAATATTTCTCTTGCTGAACTTTAATGATTTGTGCTATTGTTtgtggttttaattttttttaacatacagTAATTAACTTTATGGCATATCATTATTGTGCAAGGTGCCGGCTGACAAGAGCCTAGTGCTTAACTTTGAACTGGATGTTAATAAACTTATGGATATGTGTTTTCTATCCTGTGCTCAGGCGTCAAGGAATTTTCAAGGAAACTAGCGACCACCTGTATAATGCAGCCACTCAAGAGAGAGAAACTACTCTGAATCAGCTCTTAATAGAGCTTGATGGATTTGATACTGGTAAAGGTGTTATATTCTTAGCTGCTACAAATCGCCGGGATTTATTAGACCCTGCACTTCTTCGACCAGGTCGTTTTGATCGGAAGGTTTGTTCTCTTTCTAAAGTAAAAGACCGTTGGAACTAGGCTACTGTGTTAGCTTCATGGAATTTAGTTCTTCTGTTTAAGCTTGAGCATGACATCCATCAGTCATATTATACATCTGTATCTTATGTTAAATGAGCCATTCATCTATTCTCCAGACATTGGTTGGATTTGCCCTGGTTGATACTGGATTATTCACTGACTGGAACTGAAATTTTCTGCTTGGTTATCcataaattcattaaattgtaTATGCCAGCTTTGTTGAATGTAATTTCGTGGCTCATTATTATTTGGGTTGCATCCTCTAGATAAAAATTCGTCCACCTGCTGCGAAGGGGAGATTGGATATTTTGAAAATCCATGCAAGCAAAGTCAAAATGTCACCATCTGTTGATTTGTCCAGCTATGCACAGAACTTACCAGGTATGCATCCGTCTTTGGTGCTCCAGTGGATTTGTTATTTGAAGTCCTGAATCCAATTTTCTATTTATCAGGATGGACAGGAGCAAAGTTGGCTCAGCTGGTCCAAGAGGCTGCACTTGTCGCAGTGAGGAAGGGGCATGATTCAATTTTTCAGACAGACTTGGATGATGCTGTTGATAGACTCACTGTAGGACCAAAGCGGGTTGGAATAGAGTTGGGCCATCTGGGTCAATGTCGTCGAGCCACTACTGAAGTTGGAGTGGCAATGACTTCTCATCTGCTTAGGCAATACGAAAACGCAGAAGTTGAACGGTGTGATCGCATTTCAATCATCCCTCGTGGTCAGGTGCTCTTTCTGCTCCTTTATCTTCTTTTTCGTCCATAGTCTAATTTGTAATTCTTTGTTGCCTTGTATGTTTTTGGCACTGTCTGATGAAATAGTCACTGTTATGTGGTTCATTCTTGTCATGCTGTTGCATAATTTGGTAACCTGAATGATTTATAGACGACCAACTATCTTTTTAGATTACTTAAAGCCTGGCAACTATCCTATCCTGTTAATTTTGCGGTTCTGTAACATGTCATGGCTACTTTGATTTTACTGAAATTTCCTTTTGTCCTATCATTTGTTACTTACGGTGTAACTTTGTCAAGTAATTTGTACAGACATTGTCACAAGTTGTATTTCATCGACTTGATGACGAATCATACATGTTTGAGCGCCGGCCACAATTGCTGCATCGccttcaggtttttttttttgtttttggttcttGTAGTTTCTTTTTATACTGTATCCTATTAAtctaatggttttttttttctttcctttgtgcAGGTTTTACTTGGTGGAAGGGCCGCTGAAGAGGTCATATATGGACGAGACTCATCAAGGGCATCGGTTGACTACCTTGCTGATGCATCTTGGCTTGCTCGTAAAATTTTAACCATGTCAGGCCCTTGTTCACTACTGTTTTTCTACCTCCTTGCTTTCTGTGTGGTTGTAATGATCTGATTTGATTAATCTCTCCTTACAGTTGGAATTTGGAGAATCCGATGGTCATACATGGAGAGCCACCACCTTGGAGGAAGAAACTTGAATTTGTAGGCCCTCGGCTGGACTTCGAGGGATCACTGTACCACGACTATGACCTGATTGAACCACCAGTGAACTTCAATTTAGATGATGATGTTGCAAAAAGGGCGGAAGAGCTGATACACAAAATGTATGACAAAACACTTTCTCTGCTTAAGAAGCATCACACGGCCTTGCTTAAAACTGTGAAGGTACTTGGTCTGGATGCAAATTCGTATATTAATATGTGGAATGCAAATTGAGATTGCATACATGCAAATGAGCTGATTGCATTTAACTTCGAAGTGGTGCAATGACAGTGGGATTCATTGGCTTTCTTTCACTTCAGGTTCTTCTTGAACGCAAGGAAATTAGCGGTgaagaaattgattttatcttGAACAAGTACCTTCCACAAACACCCTTAAAGCTTCTTTTAGAGGAGGAAAATCCTGGCAGCCTTAAGTTCGTCACACAAGAACAGGAACAGGAACAGGAACGTGAGTCAGAGTACGCCCTTCTATCTCAATCCAATGGAGAAACCCTATGATTAAGCGAATGGGGACTCTCCGTGGACTGCATCGAAAGCTTCACTTCCATCAAGAGCATGAAGTGCACGAATTGAGATTTTGTCTTGTAATTTTGgtgtaactctctctctctctctctctctctctctctctctctcctgtaATTCAAAAGAATGCccagttttcctttttattaggttttctctctttttttatttactttttttggTGGTTGATAGATAATGTAGAAATGTGCACTCTCTAGATGGAGGTTGATATATTGTAAGAAAGGAATTAGCTTCCAAATTCATCTCTACTTTTTCCATTTACAAATGAATGAGATTACTACTCAGATGGTTGAATGTCATGATCTCATTCAACTCTGCCACACAATTTTTCGTTAATTAGTTCGATATGTGACCTTGCTTAGAGGACTTGCATAAAATGGAGACGTCAAGGTGGCGGTGTCCTAAATCCTTCTGCAATGTCGTGTAAAAAAAAGGCTAAAACATGTGGCAATGGGTGATAAGTTTTGACACAGCCTTGGGTACTCACGTTTCACGTAAGTCTCTTCCTTTTTAAACAATGAAGCATAGCACGGTTACACGCATCAACTTTGTTTAGCAATGTTTGCTCGTTATGATGTGTCAGTGTCTCAATTATTCAAATTTCGGTTCATTTATGATTCAAACAACAATCTGATCTAATTTAAACAATTTGGGAAAGACTGAAACTTGGTCCATAAGAGTGAGCACACAAGCTCTAACCAACTTGAATACGCGCACGTTTACAAATTACGGTTTAGTTTAGAGAGCAAATTTGGTGACTCTGGTAGTGGGAGGTGGCATTGATACTTGGCACCAAATTAAACCATTgttaaggagaaatttttcattgtaccTGGAAACATGGGTGGACATCACGTGCCATTATGTAagttgaatgatttttttttttaagttggtAATTTTTAACACAAGTATCTCACCACTTGTATAGTGACAGTAGTGTACCACCCCGTGTTGCAGGGAATTGATAAATATCTTGTCGTTGAGATGCGGGTCAAAAACTTGAACTCAAAAGCTCAAGGCTTGTTAATTGAACTGTCTCCTAAAACGGTCATTTAGTCTCAATTTATCTTCTGAAATTGATTTTGTCTCACTTGCCCCCAAAAACTGACATTTTTAACTATTTTGGTCTCACTTCACCCCATTTCGTAAAAGAAACGTTAAATTGAAGGGTATCTTGGACACTTCATTTTTTACACACCTCTTAAACTAAAATTGTAATTAATTTATCGCCAATTGGAATATGTAACTCAACAATGTGAAACTTTTGGTTGCAAACTGTGCACATTTGCTTtagataatttttttggttttgaggTTTGCATAGGAAGTATTTTGTACCTGATAGcttaatggtttttttttagattatatATTGTGCAACTAATTTGAGATCATTTTCTTCTAGGTGAAACTTGTGGTTAGGCCAATTTTGATTATAAAGATATCTTTGGAATAGGTTAATCATGTTTTCTTTATGTTGTAATGAGTATTTTTCAAGCGCACAGTTTCATTGCGCTAGTACAAGAATGCCTTGCAAATGAAATgactttatgaaaaaaaaattgtaacatTTATTTTGGTTGATATAATGTTTTGTTGTCAGGAATTTTTctattgattgaataatttatttttaaaaatggtCAAAACACAgttgccaaaaataaaattgagattGTTTTAGTACGTattgtaaaaagtaaaatatccaaaatccttttaaatttaacatttttttagCAGAATAAGATGAAGTgagattaaaataattaaaaacatcAGTTTTAAAAAGTaaagcaaaataaaattaatttcaaaaagTAAATTGAGACTAAATTACAGTGTCAGACATTTCAATTAAAAAGCCAAAGCTCAAAATCCAAAAGCGACTTATGCGCCTCTCAACGGCGAAGAGTGCTTTCCGCAACAGTGGGAATAATTAGCCACACAGacccaaaaagaagaaaaaatttgcCACAAAAAGCAGACAAGGACTTTTCCCGATTCCTATTCCTCAGGAAATCCCACATTCTCTCTCCctactcctctctctctctgctatGTTTTTATGATGAAACATAAGGACCCACCAAAACCCTCCAACGCAACGGCCATTTTTGCAcagaagaaagatgaagaaGCCTCGGAACGGCTCCTTTTATACCAAAACCCAAACGAGAAACTACCACACCAGCATTGACGGCTCCAATTTCCAGGAAAGCAACAGTGGTGGAGAAAGctgcaaaagcaaaagtaagaaATGCTACAACAACAAGAGCAAGAGCTTCTAcgagctttctctctctctgatctTCTCTCTCTGGTGCCTTGTATTCTTGTTCTACTCTAAGCTCGGTCTCGGCCAT of Malus sylvestris chromosome 6, drMalSylv7.2, whole genome shotgun sequence contains these proteins:
- the LOC126626748 gene encoding probable inactive ATP-dependent zinc metalloprotease FTSHI 1, chloroplastic encodes the protein MASIDILNPPRICIPKPHTHFKSPAHSKRFCLVRKLQPQLPLRHRSLTLICQTSSGPSSRSGDNSKSPQDDFVARVLKENPSQIEPRYLVGDKFYTLKEKESLGKNSNVGFVELLAKQLNFSKLKNERIEGQSDGGVKDDAVYLKDILRKYKGKLYVPEQIFGTELPEEEQFEKSLEELPRMSYEDFLKAMKSEKVKLLTSKEVAGTSYGVSDYIVDLKEIPGEKSLHRTKWAMRLDEGEAQALLEDYTGPRYVIEGHTTSWVGKVPQYPHPVASSISSRMMVELGMVTAVMAAAAVFIGGFLASAVFAVTSFVFASTVYVVWPIVKPFTRLFLGLALGILERVWDNLVDFFSDGGIFSKFSEFYTFGGLSASIEMLKPITIVLMTMVILVRFTLSRRPKNFRKWDLWQGIDFSRSKAEARVDGSTGVKFSDVAGIDEAVEELLELVRYLKNPELFDKMGIKPPHGVLLEGLPGCGKTLVAKAIAGEAGVPFYQMAGSEFVEVLVGVGSARIRDLFKRAKVNKPSVIFIDEIDALATRRQGIFKETSDHLYNAATQERETTLNQLLIELDGFDTGKGVIFLAATNRRDLLDPALLRPGRFDRKIKIRPPAAKGRLDILKIHASKVKMSPSVDLSSYAQNLPGWTGAKLAQLVQEAALVAVRKGHDSIFQTDLDDAVDRLTVGPKRVGIELGHLGQCRRATTEVGVAMTSHLLRQYENAEVERCDRISIIPRGQTLSQVVFHRLDDESYMFERRPQLLHRLQVLLGGRAAEEVIYGRDSSRASVDYLADASWLARKILTIWNLENPMVIHGEPPPWRKKLEFVGPRLDFEGSLYHDYDLIEPPVNFNLDDDVAKRAEELIHKMYDKTLSLLKKHHTALLKTVKVLLERKEISGEEIDFILNKYLPQTPLKLLLEEENPGSLKFVTQEQEQEQERESEYALLSQSNGETL